From one Amaranthus tricolor cultivar Red isolate AtriRed21 chromosome 17, ASM2621246v1, whole genome shotgun sequence genomic stretch:
- the LOC130803692 gene encoding disease resistance protein RGA2-like: protein MQRKLRDIFGGQRYLLVLDDVWTEDREKWLDLLGSFTGGGRGSCIVVTTRSIKTAKIIGNGRMHQLRGLSMENSMCLFKWAAFGSEESSPPQKLVEIGEEIVKRCAHVPLAIRVLGSLLYGRDERECCLCDELIYKRVLIMYWMAQGYITSEGGKSIEDVAEDYVKLLIQRCFFQDVKGDFDNIKAFKMHDLMHDVAQEVVGKEIQTTVHSMNGDLDKKIRHLKRSNSANVFRIQKSQLRSYVDVSNPFEYANNMDQVCAASILANWKCLRALDLSGSSIKSLPGSIGKLLHLRYLDLSNSNFELLPRAITNLYNLQTLLLEFCIQLKELPKDIDKLVHLRVLDIRYCDGLTYMPRGITKLTDLRELGMFVVGGERCTSWKELLNEMKILKPLRNLRGSLQIRIKYSNKAAHVYKKEKDCERECLSEKEHLEYLDVNFSEEEGEGRVNYDEAVMDMLRPHCNLERLAVRGYQGASMVGWAMEENLSTSLPNLVSLSLWNCPKLSDLRCLGNLSHLKCLFLFDLENLEYIIEKYISGGSNDTRAVHVKSGQQFFPSLKYLNLRNMPKLKGWVGDADELHFNSCNMSPLVFSQLENLLIESCPKLIAVFHFSLLKSLNLSKFNRRLQIIIRRLKNEELEEDNGKETSNRKFSSSPYFGCPISNLREILIDDTTWVDHWLHMEALIV, encoded by the exons ATGCAACGAAAATTGCGAGACATATTTGGTGGACAGAGATATTTGCTTGTTTTAGATGATGTGTGGACAGAGGATCGTGAAAAATGGCTTGACTTGCTAGGATCCTTTACCGGAGGTGGAAGAGGAAGCTGTATTGTGGTAACCACTCGGTCAATAAAGACGGCAAAAATCATAGGAAATGGGCGAATGCATCAGCTAAGAGGCTTGTCAATGGAAAACTCAATGTGTTTGTTTAAATGGGCGGCTTTTGGATCGGAAGAGTCAAGTCCACCTCAAAAGCTGGTTGAAATTGGTGAAGAAATTGTTAAGAGATGCGCTCACGTTCCTCTTGCCATAAGAGTGTTGGGAAGTCTTCTCTATGGACGAGATGAAAGGGAGTGTTGTCTTTGC GATGAACTCATATATAAAAGGGTGTTGATCATGTATTGGATGGCCCAAGGCTACATCACATCAGAAGGTGGAAAAAGTATAGAAGATGTTGCTGAGGATTATGTAAAACTTTTAATACAGAGGTGCTTCTTCCAGGATGTAAAAGGAGACTTTGATAATATTAAGGCATTTAAGATGCATGATTTGATGCACGACGTTGCTCAAGAAGTTGTGGGAAAGGAGATCCAGACGACAGTGCATAGCATGAATGGAGATCTTGATAAAAAGATTCGTCATCTTAAAAGAAGCAACTCTGCAAATGTTTTCCGCATCCAAAAAAGTCAACTGCGTTCTTATGTTGATGTTAGCAACCCTTTTGAATATGCTAATAATATGGACCAGGTTTGTGCGGCTTCAATATTAGCTAATTGGAAATGTTTGAGGGCTTTAGACTTGAGTGGTTCAAGTATTAAAAGTCTGCCAGGTTCAATCGGTAAATTGCTTCATTTAAGGTATCTAGACCTTTCAAATAGCAATTTTGAATTGCTTCCTAGGGCAATTACAAATCTATATAATCTTCAGACTTTACTGTTAGAGTTTTGCATACAATTGAAAGAGTTACCAAAAGATATTGACAAGTTAGTTCATCTTAGGGTGTTGGACATAAGATATTGTGATGGTTTGACTTATATGCCAAGGGGCATAACCAAGTTAACTGATCTTCGTGAGCTTGGAATGTTTGTGGTGGGAGGAGAGAGGTGTACAAGTTGGAAGGAATTGTTGAATGAAATGAAAATCCTGAAACCTCTAAGGAACCTTAGAGGCTCCCTCCAAATCAGGATCAAATACTCCAACAAAGCTGCACATGTTTATAAGAAAGAGAAAGATTGCGAAAGAGAGTGCTTGAGTGAAAAGGAACATCTTGAATATCTGGATGTTAATTTTAGTGAAGAGGAGGGTGAAGGAAGAGTAAACTATGATGAAGCAGTGATGGATATGCTACGGCCACATTGTAATCTCGAGAGGCTAGCAGTTCGAGGATATCAAGGTGCAAGTATGGTGGGGTGGGCAATGGAAGAAAACTTGTCAACGTCTCTTCCTAATCTTGTTTCCTTGAGTCTTTGGAATTGTCCGAAATTGAGTGACTTAAGATGCTTGGGAAATCTAAGTCATCTAAAATGTCTTTTTCTTTTTGACCTAGAgaatttagagtatataattgaGAAATATATATCTGGGGGTAGCAATGACACGAGAGCTGTGCATGTGAAGTCAGGCCAACAATTTTTTCCCTCTTTGAAGTATCTTAATTTAAGAAATATGCCTAAATTGAAAGGATGGGTAGGAGATGCTGATGAGCTCCATTTTAATAGTTGCAATATGTCACCCCTTGTTTTTTCTCAATTGGAAAATCTTCTAATTGAATCTTGCCCAAAGCTTATAGCAGTTTTCCATTTTTCCCTATTGAAATCTCTCAATTTAAGTAAATTTAATAGAAGACTACAAATAATAATTAGAaggttgaagaatgaagaactcGAGGAAGATAATGGTAAGGAAACAAGCAATCGAAAGTTTTCATCCTCGCCCTATTTTGGTTGTCCTATTAGCAATTTGAGGGAAATATTAATAGACGACACAACTTGGGTAGATCATTGGCTACACATGGAGGCTCTGATAGTTTAA